In Muribaculum gordoncarteri, the genomic window ACGACCCTGATGTAGACAGGCCAATAACCGTCCTTTCTCTTCTTTTGTACAACCAATCTAAGTGTTGCCATAATCTAATTATTTGATTTACAAAAATTTTCTTTTCTAAGTTTCTTTCTAAGTAGGGGTCCTAAATTTTCTTAGTATTTTCTAAGTTTTTCCGTTCATACTGCACATGGGATGTGTCGTTATGTACGTAAAAAATAGGCGATAACCCCTTTTTCATCAAGGGCTTATCGCCTATCTATCTGATTGTCAGAATATTCCGATTATCCCTCAATTGCAGCCTGCGCCGCAGCTACACGAGCGATAGGAACGCGGTAGGGTGAGCAGCTCACGTAGTTCATGCCAAGTTTAGCACAGAACTTAACTGATGAGGGTTCACCTCCGTGCTCGCCGCAGATACCAACCTTGAGTTCGGGCTTGGTGGCGCGACCCTTCTCAACGCCCATGCGTACGAGCTGGCCAACACCTTCCTGGTCGAGTACCTCAAAGGGATCGGTCTTGATGATGCCGTGCTCCTTGTAGAACTTGAGGAACTTGGGAGCGTCGTCACGAGAGTAACCGAAGGTCATCTGAGTCAAGTCGTTGGTTCCGAATGAGAAGAAGTCGGCAACAGTTGCAATCTGGTCGGCAGTCAAGGCAGCGCGGGGCACCTCAATCATTGTACCTACCTTGTAGGGAACTGATTCGCCTCTTTCCTCAAATACCTTTGCAGCAGTGATGTTGATTACATCGGCCTGGTTCTGGATTTCCTTCAATGTACCAACAAGAGGAATCATGATTTCAGGATGTACATCGATACCGCGAGCCTTCATGTTGAGAGCAGCCTCGATGATGGCGCGGGTCTGCATTTCGGTAATTTCGGGATAGGTGATACCAAGACGGCAACCACGGTGACCGAGCATCGGGTTGAATTCCTCAAGGCTGTCAACCTTAGCCTTAACTTCCTCAAGAGTCAAGCCCATTTCCTGAGCGAGCTCTTTCTGAGTGGCAGTCTGGTGAGGTACGAACTCGTGCAACGGGGGATCGAGAAGACGGATGGTAACTCCGTAGCCGTCCATAGCCTCGAAGATGCCTTCAAAGTCACCACGCTGCATGGGAAGAAGCTTCTTAAGAGCGTTGCGACGGCCATCGACATCATTAGAAAGAATCATCTCGCGAACAGCCTTGATGCGGTCGCCTTCAAAGAACATGTGCTCGGTGCGGCAGAGGCCGATACCCTGAGCGCCGAAGTTGCGAGCCTGCTTTGCATCGCGGGGAGTGTCGGCGTTGGTGCGCACGAGAGTCTTGGTGTATTTTGCAGCGAGGTTCATGATTGCGCCAAAGTCGCCTCCGAGTTCGGGCTCGGTAGTGGGAACCTGACCGTCATAAACTTCACCGGTAGAACCGTTCAATGAAATCCAGTCGCCTTCATTGTAAACTTTACCGCCCATTTCAACAGTCTTGGCCTTGTAGTCAACCTTAATTTCGCCGGCACCTGATACACAGCACTTACCCATACCACGGGCAACCACAGCAGCGTGAGAGGTCATACCACCACGCATTGTGAGGATACCTTGTGCTACAGCCATACCGCGAAGGTCCTCGGGAGAGGTTTCGATACGTACGAGAACGACTTTCTTCTTCTTTTCAGCCCAAGCTTCAGCATCCTCAGCCGAGAATACGACCTGACCTGCAGCAGCACCGGGTGATGCGGGAAGACCCTTGGCAACAACCTTGGCACGCTTGAGGGCAGCCTTGTCGAATACCGGGTGGAGAAGTTCGTCAAGTTTCTGGGGTTCCATGCGCATGAGAGTGGTCTTTTCGTCAATCTGACCGGCACGAAGGAGATCCATAGCTATTTTAACCATAGCAGCACCTGTGCGCTTACCGTTACGGGTCTGGAGCATCCAGAGCTTACCATCCTGAATGGTGAACTCCATGTCCTGCATATCCTTGTAGTAGTCCTCAAGACGGTTTGCGATAGCTATAAGCTCGGCGGCGCAGTCAGGCATAGACTCCTCAAGTGAAGGATACTTGTTCTTGCGGTCGTCTTCCGAAATACCCTGAAGAGCGGCCCAGCGGCGTGAACCCTCTACAGTAATCTGCTGCGGTGTGCGGATACCGGCAACGACATCCTCGCCCTGAGCATTGATAAGGTATTCACCGTTGAACATATTTTCACCGGTTGCGGCGTCACGGCTGAAAGCAACACCGGTAGCCGAATTGTTACCCATGTTACCGTAAACCATTGCCTGTACATTTACTGCAGTACCCCACTCTTCGGGAATCTGGTTCATGCGGCGATAAAGGATGGCGCGCTCGTTCATCCAGCTGTCGAATACGGCGCAGATACCACCCCAAAGCTGTTCCCATGCGCTGTCGGGGAAGTCCTTTCCGGTGAAGTCCTTAACAGCAACCTTAAACAGCTTTACAAGGTTCTTGAGGTCGTCAACATCAAGCTCGGTGTCAAGCTTAACGCCCTTCTGCTCCTTAACTTTTTCCATGATTTCCTCAAACGGATCGATGTCGGCCTTGCTCTTGGGCTTCATGCCAAGAACTACGTCACCATACATCTGGACAAAGCGACGATAGCTGTCCCATGCAAAACGGGGGTTACCGCTCTTTTCAGCAAGTGAAGCTACAGTAGCGTCGTTCATACCAAGATTGAGGACGGTGTCCATCATACCGGGCATTGATGCACGAGCACCCGAGCGAACTGATACGAGCAGGGGATTGGCGGGATCATCGAATTTCTTTCCTGTAAGTGATTCAACGTGGGCAATTGCTGCTTCCACATCCTTTTGAATCAAACGAACGACTGCGTCACGGCCATCCTGAGTGTATTGGTTACATACTTCTGTCGTGATGGTGAATCCCGGAGGAACCGGCATTCCCAAGAGGTTCATTTCAGCGAGGTTAGCGCCTTTACCACCCAGAAGATTTCTCATCTCGGCATTACCTTCGGCTTTACCGTCACCGAATGTGTAAACTCTTTTCATTGGATTTAATTGATGTTAAAATTAAACTTATTTTATTTTTTGGTTATAGTCTAATCGGCATTAGTTATGTTGCAAATTTAGGATAATATAATGAGAAAACGAAACACTTTCGACGAAAAAATACGACAATAGGGCTATTTTTAACGGCAATTTGCTTGTTGTGCATTGTTAAAATAGTATTTAACATACGAAATCGGCCAATACTGTCGATGATATTCAGTTTGTGCAATCAATGATTTCTGATTCTAACTTATTATTAGTAATTTTGTCGCCGATAATCATTAAAACCGACTGAAATTGTCACGGAAACGCAAAGAGCTCCCGGTATTGGAGCAGATAACCATAGAAGATGTTGCAGCTGAAGGCAACTCGATAGCTCGTGTCGACCAAATGGTGGTATTCATTCCCTACGGTGCCCCCGGCGACATAGTTGATGTCAAGATAGACAAAAAGAAGAAAAGCTACGCCGAAGGTCACATCACAAAGATGCACACCCCCGGCGAGGTGAGAATAGAGCCTCGATGCGAGCATTTCACGCTGTGCGGAGGTTGCCGCTGGCAGCACCTTCCCTACTCTTTTCAGCTGAAATGCAAGCAGAAGCAGGTCAAGGATGCTATCGAAAGGATAGCCAAGGTGGAAGCTCCCGAGATAACTCCGATAATAGGCTCGGACAACATCTGGGAATATCGCAACAAGATGGAGTACACATTTTCCAATAAGAAGTGGCTCACATTTGAGCAGCTTGCTTCGGGCAAAGAATTTCCCGACCGCGATGCCGCCGGATTCCACATACCCGGAGCCTTTGACAAGGTGCTCGACATCAACAAGTGCCACCTTCAGGACGATCTCGGAAACAGGCTGCGTCTTTTCGTGAAGAATTTCGGCAAGGAACACGGCTACACATTCTATGACCTCAGAGCGCAGTGCGGATTGTTGCGTACGCTCATGATAAGAATAGCATCAACCGGTCAAGTGATGGCGGTGATGGTATTCGGCGAAAACGACGCCGAGCGCATCAATATGCTCATGTCAGCCATCAAGGAGGCATTCCCCGAAGTCACCTCGCTGATGTATGTAGTCAACACCAAGGTCAACGACACCATAGGCGACCAGGATGTAATACTCTACAGCGGAATGCCTTATATCGAGGAAGAGATGGAAGGTCTGAAATTCAGAGTGGGCCCGAAATCATTTTATCAAACCAATTCCCTTCAAGCCTACAAGCTTTACAAGGTTGCGCGTGACTTCGCACAACTAACGGGAAAGGAACTGGTCTACGACCTGTACACCGGTACAGGAACCATTGCAAATTTCGTGTCACGTAACGCGGCTAAAGTCATAGGCATCGAGTATGTGCCCGAAGCCATCGAAGATGCGAAAATCAATTCGGAGGTAAACGGAATCGACAACACCCTCTTCTTTGCCGGCGACATGAAGGATGTGCTCACCGACTCATTCATCGAGCAGCACGGACATCCCGATGTCATGATAGTCGATCCCCGCGAGCAGGCATGCACGAGGATGTCGTGAAGGTGATTCTGAATGCCCGTCCACATCGCATCGTCTACGTAAGCTGCAACCCGGCCACTCAGGCACGTGACCTTGCACTGCTCGACTCGGAATATCGAATCGAAGCCATACAGCCGGTGGATATGTTCCCCCACACGGCCCATGTCGAGAATGTAGTGAAACTCACATTGCGAAATTAACACCGTCACGCGCCATGTACTATGTAACCAAACGAATCGAGATATCGGCTTCGCATAGACTGGAATTAAGTTATCCGAGCAAGTGCAGCCGGCTTCACGGCCACAATTGGGTCATAACCGTATATTGCCGTGCCCGTGAATTGAACGCCGACGGAATGGTGTGTGACTTTTCGCATATAAAGGAGCTTATTCACGGTTATCTTGACCACGGCAACCTGAATGAATTGCTTCCGTTCAACCCCACGGCCGAGAACATCGCACGATGGATCGTGGACCGCATACCCGAATGTTACAAAGCCCGCGTCCAGGAATCGGAGGGTAACGAAGCGATATACATTGACGACAACGCCACCGACGCATGTATCTGATTAACGAGATATTCTACAGCATTCAGGGCGAAGGCGTCAATGCCGGAGTTCCGGCAATATTCCTGCGATTCAGCGGTTGCAACCTGAAATGCCCTTTTTGCGACACATCACATCAAACGGGAAACCCAATGTCGCTCGACGATATAATGCACGAAGTGTCACGCTACAATGCTTCGCTCGTCGTATTGACAGGCGGAGAGCCTTCGCTGTTCATCGACGACGCTATCGTGGAGGCGCTCCATAACGCAGGCAAGACTATCGCAATTGAAACCAACGGCACTCACCCGCTGCCCGCCGGCATCGACCACGTGACATTGTCGCCCAAAGATGATTTCTGTGACAATGCACAAACGGTAATTGAACATTGCGACGAGCTGAAAATCGTGTATCGCGGCGACAACGATCCGTCGCGCTACAATCACATCAAAGCGTCACATCGTGTACTGCAGCCGTGTGACACTGGCGATGACGAACAAAACCGCCGCATAACATCGGAGGCATTGGACTATTGTCTGTCACATCCGCAATGGCGGCTGTCGCTGCAACTACACAAAATACTTAACGTGCGCTGACAGCACCTGCTCCCTATTTCTTGACTCCGAGCATTGAGTTATAGTAACGGGGATCACCCGTCACCTCCTCGCCGATAAATGGAGGTATATCAAACTCTTCATCAACACTCGACAATTCAACTTCAGCAACAACCAGCCCGGCATCGGGCGACGAAAACTCATCGACTTCCCACACTTTCCCGCTATATGGCACGATGTAACGCTGCTTGTCGATGACCGGTCCGTCGACAAGCCGTTGCAGCATACTCCGTGCATCGTCCAACGGAATCGCATACTCCCACTCATCCCTTTCTATGCCGTGATTGCGACCCTTGACCGTCAAAAACGACTTATCATTGCGT contains:
- a CDS encoding 6-pyruvoyl trahydropterin synthase family protein; translation: MYYVTKRIEISASHRLELSYPSKCSRLHGHNWVITVYCRARELNADGMVCDFSHIKELIHGYLDHGNLNELLPFNPTAENIARWIVDRIPECYKARVQESEGNEAIYIDDNATDACI
- the ppdK gene encoding pyruvate, phosphate dikinase — its product is MKRVYTFGDGKAEGNAEMRNLLGGKGANLAEMNLLGMPVPPGFTITTEVCNQYTQDGRDAVVRLIQKDVEAAIAHVESLTGKKFDDPANPLLVSVRSGARASMPGMMDTVLNLGMNDATVASLAEKSGNPRFAWDSYRRFVQMYGDVVLGMKPKSKADIDPFEEIMEKVKEQKGVKLDTELDVDDLKNLVKLFKVAVKDFTGKDFPDSAWEQLWGGICAVFDSWMNERAILYRRMNQIPEEWGTAVNVQAMVYGNMGNNSATGVAFSRDAATGENMFNGEYLINAQGEDVVAGIRTPQQITVEGSRRWAALQGISEDDRKNKYPSLEESMPDCAAELIAIANRLEDYYKDMQDMEFTIQDGKLWMLQTRNGKRTGAAMVKIAMDLLRAGQIDEKTTLMRMEPQKLDELLHPVFDKAALKRAKVVAKGLPASPGAAAGQVVFSAEDAEAWAEKKKKVVLVRIETSPEDLRGMAVAQGILTMRGGMTSHAAVVARGMGKCCVSGAGEIKVDYKAKTVEMGGKVYNEGDWISLNGSTGEVYDGQVPTTEPELGGDFGAIMNLAAKYTKTLVRTNADTPRDAKQARNFGAQGIGLCRTEHMFFEGDRIKAVREMILSNDVDGRRNALKKLLPMQRGDFEGIFEAMDGYGVTIRLLDPPLHEFVPHQTATQKELAQEMGLTLEEVKAKVDSLEEFNPMLGHRGCRLGITYPEITEMQTRAIIEAALNMKARGIDVHPEIMIPLVGTLKEIQNQADVINITAAKVFEERGESVPYKVGTMIEVPRAALTADQIATVADFFSFGTNDLTQMTFGYSRDDAPKFLKFYKEHGIIKTDPFEVLDQEGVGQLVRMGVEKGRATKPELKVGICGEHGGEPSSVKFCAKLGMNYVSCSPYRVPIARVAAAQAAIEG
- a CDS encoding CYTH domain-containing protein — its product is MSKEIERKFLVVNQSYKSIATSCDHIVQGYLSRNVDATVRVRLRNDKSFLTVKGRNHGIERDEWEYAIPLDDARSMLQRLVDGPVIDKQRYIVPYSGKVWEVDEFSSPDAGLVVAEVELSSVDEEFDIPPFIGEEVTGDPRYYNSMLGVKK
- a CDS encoding 7-carboxy-7-deazaguanine synthase QueE encodes the protein MYLINEIFYSIQGEGVNAGVPAIFLRFSGCNLKCPFCDTSHQTGNPMSLDDIMHEVSRYNASLVVLTGGEPSLFIDDAIVEALHNAGKTIAIETNGTHPLPAGIDHVTLSPKDDFCDNAQTVIEHCDELKIVYRGDNDPSRYNHIKASHRVLQPCDTGDDEQNRRITSEALDYCLSHPQWRLSLQLHKILNVR